A region of Ferruginibacter albus DNA encodes the following proteins:
- a CDS encoding DUF4954 family protein: protein MNIINKYPVNELGYNFIPAEYIPAGKDEYYLRDQQNTNDIVYRKLTALEIEVLVRNRNTSNNWNEIWVSESFSPELVKNCQFFGLVRIGKLESFYLEYHNLRVPVGLYNSTIISCDLGNNICIDNVNYLSHYIIGDDVIIVNVNEMATIDNAKFGNGILKQGEEKKARIELELCNENGGRAILPFDGMLPGDAYMWSKYRDDEALLEKFKQFVERKFDKQRGYYGKVGNRTVIKNCSIIKDVHIGTDAYLKGANKLKNLTINSDENRKSQIGEGCELVNGIVGYGCKIFYGVKAVRFIMASHSQLKYGARLINSYLGNNSTISCCEVLNSLIFPAHEQHHNNSFLCASLLMGQSNLAAGATIGSNHNSRSADGEIVAGRGFWPGLCVSLKHNSKFASFTILAKGDFPAELNISIPFSLVSNDITNNKLVIIPAYWFLYNMYALARNSWKYDDRDKRTEKIQVIDYGYLAPDTINELFDSLKFLQQLRVNEMGVAEVSGWENADRKTEILKVPKAIGVFKELIQYYGVTEILKQIASNEFADFDTLKKSLSAKIQRSEWLNIGGQLIQKQSIDKLKKDIKEDKIKSWDELHNFYRQQGAAYAKDKLHHAYTSLLEILNITPKQFTAALFGQLLQQCLITKEWMCKGIYNSREKDYTNPFRRMVYETNEEMNKVVGKLEDNSFIQQQLAELEEMKKQIAAITKKYKL, encoded by the coding sequence ATGAATATCATCAACAAATATCCGGTTAACGAGCTTGGTTATAATTTTATTCCTGCTGAATATATTCCTGCCGGCAAAGATGAATATTACCTTCGGGATCAACAGAATACTAACGATATTGTGTATCGTAAACTGACAGCGCTTGAAATTGAAGTACTGGTTCGCAATCGCAACACTTCTAACAACTGGAATGAAATATGGGTTTCAGAATCATTTAGCCCTGAGTTGGTTAAAAATTGTCAGTTTTTTGGACTGGTAAGAATAGGCAAGCTGGAATCTTTTTATTTAGAATATCATAACCTGCGGGTTCCCGTGGGACTTTACAATAGTACTATTATTAGTTGCGACCTTGGAAATAACATTTGCATTGACAACGTAAATTATTTGAGTCATTATATTATTGGCGACGATGTTATCATTGTGAATGTAAATGAAATGGCAACTATCGACAATGCAAAATTTGGAAACGGAATTCTAAAGCAAGGTGAAGAAAAGAAGGCGCGGATAGAATTAGAATTATGTAATGAAAATGGTGGCAGAGCCATCCTTCCATTTGACGGCATGTTGCCCGGTGATGCATATATGTGGAGCAAATACCGTGACGATGAAGCCTTGTTAGAAAAATTCAAACAATTTGTCGAACGTAAATTTGATAAGCAACGAGGTTATTATGGAAAAGTTGGCAATAGAACTGTCATAAAGAATTGCAGCATCATTAAAGACGTTCACATAGGAACGGACGCCTATTTAAAAGGGGCTAATAAACTAAAAAATCTTACCATCAATAGCGATGAAAATCGCAAATCTCAAATTGGCGAAGGCTGTGAATTAGTAAACGGAATTGTGGGTTATGGCTGTAAAATATTTTACGGCGTAAAAGCTGTTCGTTTTATCATGGCTTCGCACTCGCAATTGAAATATGGCGCAAGATTGATCAATTCTTATCTTGGCAATAATTCTACTATCTCCTGCTGCGAAGTATTGAATTCATTGATATTTCCTGCTCATGAACAACATCACAACAACTCATTCCTGTGTGCATCTTTATTGATGGGACAAAGTAATTTGGCGGCAGGTGCTACTATCGGAAGCAACCACAACAGTAGAAGTGCAGATGGAGAAATTGTTGCCGGTCGTGGTTTTTGGCCAGGACTTTGCGTGAGCCTTAAGCATAATTCAAAATTTGCTTCATTCACTATTTTAGCCAAGGGCGATTTTCCTGCGGAATTGAATATTTCTATCCCTTTTAGTTTAGTGAGTAATGATATAACGAATAATAAATTGGTGATCATTCCTGCATACTGGTTCTTATATAACATGTATGCACTCGCCCGCAATTCCTGGAAATATGATGACAGAGATAAACGCACAGAAAAAATACAGGTAATAGATTATGGCTATTTAGCGCCGGATACTATTAATGAATTATTTGATTCATTAAAATTTTTGCAGCAATTACGTGTAAATGAAATGGGGGTGGCGGAAGTGAGTGGCTGGGAAAATGCGGATCGTAAAACAGAAATTCTAAAAGTGCCGAAAGCAATTGGTGTTTTTAAAGAACTGATACAATATTATGGTGTAACGGAAATACTAAAACAGATTGCTTCGAATGAATTTGCTGATTTTGATACATTGAAAAAATCTTTATCCGCAAAAATACAACGCAGCGAATGGTTGAATATTGGCGGCCAATTAATTCAAAAGCAATCGATAGATAAGTTAAAAAAAGATATTAAAGAGGATAAAATAAAAAGCTGGGATGAATTGCACAACTTCTATCGCCAACAAGGTGCTGCCTATGCAAAAGATAAATTGCATCACGCCTATACCTCTCTGTTGGAAATATTAAATATTACACCGAAACAATTTACGGCTGCATTGTTTGGCCAATTACTGCAACAATGTTTGATCACTAAAGAATGGATGTGTAAGGGTATTTATAATTCAAGAGAAAAAGATTATACCAATCCGTTCAGAAGGATGGTTTATGAAACCAACGAGGAAATGAATAAAGTAGTTGGCAAACTCGAAGACAACAGTTTTATTCAGCAACAATTAGCAGAGCTGGAAGAAATGAAAAAACAAATTGCCGCCATTACTAAAAAATACAAGCTGTAA
- a CDS encoding peptidylprolyl isomerase, with product MNKLFLSLFLLCCCNFANAQSIAQMKKVLDTTSDPIGYVKYVLKKKYTIDTISISSTTSFAGVADSLAYKGKQGKTYGPYTGRRGKYLVKILTKVPNTFYHVSHILLDTSVFRVKFANSLADTIIAKIQAGSSSFAAMASTYSSDNLSAAKGGDLGWFSRGAMLPQLDRAIAMHKKGDIFKVWTRAGLHIVSITDSPKEDVGFALILKVTL from the coding sequence GTGAATAAATTATTCCTGAGTTTATTTTTATTGTGTTGCTGCAACTTTGCCAATGCACAAAGTATTGCGCAAATGAAAAAAGTATTGGATACTACTTCTGACCCTATTGGTTATGTAAAATATGTATTAAAGAAAAAATACACCATTGACACTATAAGTATTTCAAGTACTACTTCTTTTGCCGGCGTTGCGGATAGTCTTGCCTATAAAGGAAAGCAAGGAAAAACATATGGACCTTACACAGGGCGTAGAGGAAAATATCTGGTTAAAATATTAACGAAAGTTCCCAATACGTTTTATCATGTTAGTCATATTTTATTAGATACTTCTGTATTTAGAGTAAAATTTGCCAACTCATTGGCTGATACAATCATTGCAAAAATTCAAGCCGGCAGCAGCAGTTTTGCAGCAATGGCAAGTACTTATAGTTCTGATAATTTAAGTGCTGCAAAGGGCGGAGACCTGGGTTGGTTTAGTCGTGGTGCAATGCTACCTCAATTAGATAGAGCTATTGCCATGCATAAGAAAGGCGACATTTTTAAAGTATGGACTCGTGCCGGTTTGCACATTGTAAGCATTACAGATAGTCCAAAAGAAGATGTAGGATTTGCTTTAATTTTAAAAGTAACGTTGTAA
- a CDS encoding NUDIX hydrolase yields MNWKILSSEYISKHQYFTARRDRCQRPDGQIVDPYFVVELPTSACALAITENNEVVLVRQYRHPIQQTILELPGGFIDENEASEKAIARELLEETGYEFSSYTHLGKIAANPGVLDGFTHLFLAQGGKKIASQKLDANEDIEIVLLPLEEVRQMLNQNKFEQALHACCMFYAFKKLEEK; encoded by the coding sequence ATGAACTGGAAAATTTTATCTTCAGAATATATTTCAAAGCATCAATATTTTACTGCCCGTCGTGACCGTTGTCAACGGCCCGACGGGCAAATTGTTGATCCTTACTTTGTTGTTGAATTGCCTACATCCGCATGTGCATTGGCAATCACCGAAAACAATGAAGTAGTTTTAGTCCGCCAGTATCGCCATCCCATTCAACAAACTATTTTGGAATTGCCCGGTGGCTTCATTGATGAAAATGAAGCATCGGAAAAAGCCATTGCCCGTGAATTACTCGAAGAGACCGGCTATGAATTTTCCTCCTACACTCATCTTGGTAAAATAGCTGCTAATCCTGGTGTTTTAGATGGGTTTACTCATTTGTTTTTAGCTCAGGGAGGCAAAAAAATTGCATCGCAAAAACTGGATGCAAATGAAGATATTGAGATCGTATTATTGCCTTTGGAAGAAGTGAGACAAATGCTCAACCAAAATAAATTTGAACAGGCATTACACGCTTGCTGTATGTTTTATGCTTTTAAAAAATTAGAAGAGAAATAA
- a CDS encoding YfiT family bacillithiol transferase, with protein sequence MSENLSFPIGKVSEQAFTGKETYSEELKKAAIKNIESLPQLLEESILNLDESQLNTPYREGGWTVKQVVHHVADSHMNSLIRFKLGLTEDNPTIKPYDQDRWANLADTKNVPVNVSITLLYTLHTRLVEVLKSIKDEEWQRTVFHPEMKKTITLWDLLAIYSWHGRHHTAHITKLRERNSW encoded by the coding sequence ATGAGTGAGAATTTAAGTTTTCCTATCGGGAAAGTAAGTGAACAGGCTTTTACAGGTAAAGAAACTTACTCGGAAGAATTAAAAAAAGCTGCAATCAAAAATATTGAAAGCTTACCGCAACTATTGGAAGAATCAATTCTGAATTTAGATGAATCGCAATTGAACACGCCTTATCGTGAAGGCGGTTGGACGGTGAAGCAAGTGGTGCATCATGTTGCAGATAGCCACATGAACTCATTGATACGATTCAAATTGGGTTTAACGGAAGATAACCCAACTATTAAACCATACGATCAGGATCGCTGGGCAAACTTAGCAGACACAAAAAATGTTCCTGTAAATGTTTCTATAACGTTGTTGTACACATTACATACACGTTTGGTGGAAGTATTAAAGAGCATTAAAGATGAAGAATGGCAGCGTACGGTATTTCATCCTGAAATGAAAAAAACTATTACGTTGTGGGATCTGTTGGCTATTTATTCATGGCATGGCAGGCATCATACAGCGCATATCACTAAATTAAGAGAACGTAACAGTTGGTAA
- a CDS encoding FKBP-type peptidyl-prolyl cis-trans isomerase encodes MKQFFFAVSVLVITTAANAQVKPKTTTPAKPKTTTKAIAVKPAAPLLKTLNDSFSYALGSNVANNLKSQGINGVGINYAMVQKAMTDGFKGTPSLLDQAQASRVIQVKLQEGEKVLQAEAAVKATKVKASGDSFLLANSKRPGVITLPDGLQYEVLKKAPDSSKASPKLEDTAVAHYIGTLIDGTEFDNSYKRGEPLSVPVSGVILGWTEALQLMHVGDKWKVYIPSALGYGDRGAGNTIPGGSALVFEMELLGIKSAAAKAEEPKKQ; translated from the coding sequence ATGAAGCAATTCTTTTTTGCAGTAAGCGTACTGGTAATAACTACAGCCGCTAACGCACAGGTGAAACCAAAAACAACAACCCCCGCAAAACCCAAAACTACCACAAAAGCAATAGCAGTAAAGCCTGCTGCACCATTATTAAAAACTTTGAATGACTCTTTTAGTTATGCCTTAGGGTCAAATGTTGCCAACAATTTAAAAAGCCAGGGAATTAACGGTGTGGGCATTAATTATGCAATGGTGCAAAAAGCAATGACTGATGGTTTTAAAGGAACTCCGTCGTTGTTAGACCAGGCGCAGGCAAGCAGAGTAATACAGGTAAAATTACAAGAAGGTGAAAAAGTGTTACAAGCTGAAGCTGCTGTTAAAGCTACAAAAGTGAAAGCAAGCGGTGATAGTTTTTTATTGGCTAATAGCAAACGCCCCGGAGTAATTACCTTGCCTGACGGTTTGCAATATGAAGTGTTGAAAAAAGCTCCCGATTCATCCAAAGCTTCTCCAAAATTAGAAGATACAGCAGTGGCACATTATATTGGAACATTGATCGACGGAACAGAATTTGATAATTCTTATAAAAGAGGAGAACCATTATCCGTTCCCGTTAGTGGTGTAATTTTAGGCTGGACAGAGGCTTTACAATTGATGCATGTTGGCGACAAGTGGAAAGTGTATATTCCAAGTGCATTGGGTTATGGCGATAGAGGCGCAGGTAATACAATACCCGGTGGCTCTGCATTGGTTTTTGAAATGGAATTATTAGGCATCAAGTCCGCTGCAGCAAAAGCAGAAGAACCTAAAAAGCAATAA
- a CDS encoding ABC transporter ATP-binding protein, translating to MNNTIISVKNLKKSYGSFEAVKDISFEVYEGEIFGLLGPNGAGKSSTLEIIETLREKTSGEIIVDGLNLDNDKEKIKRIIGVQLQTSGFYPGLKLVELIELFAGLYNQPVNANELLKLVNLEDKAKNKFKELSGGQKQRFSIATTLINKPKIIFLDEPTTGLDPQARRNLWDLIKDIRSKGTTVIITTHYMDEAEQLCDRLAILDEGKIIALASPDKLIDDLIASGFERPKQVKAANLEDVFIHLTGKDIREE from the coding sequence ATGAATAACACAATCATCTCTGTAAAAAATTTAAAAAAGAGTTATGGTTCGTTTGAGGCAGTAAAGGATATTTCTTTTGAAGTATACGAAGGAGAAATATTCGGATTACTTGGCCCGAATGGCGCAGGTAAATCCAGCACACTGGAAATAATTGAAACCCTGCGTGAAAAAACTTCGGGAGAGATCATTGTGGATGGGTTGAACCTTGACAACGATAAGGAAAAAATAAAACGTATCATTGGCGTTCAGTTGCAAACTTCCGGCTTTTACCCGGGACTTAAATTGGTTGAATTGATAGAACTGTTTGCAGGACTGTATAATCAACCGGTAAATGCAAATGAATTATTGAAGCTGGTTAACCTGGAAGACAAAGCAAAAAATAAGTTCAAAGAATTAAGCGGTGGACAAAAGCAACGTTTTTCTATTGCTACTACTTTAATTAACAAACCCAAAATTATCTTTTTAGATGAGCCCACTACCGGGCTAGATCCGCAGGCAAGAAGAAATTTGTGGGACCTGATCAAAGACATCCGTTCAAAAGGAACTACGGTTATTATTACTACTCATTATATGGATGAAGCGGAACAACTTTGTGATCGCCTGGCAATTTTAGATGAGGGGAAAATAATTGCTTTAGCTTCGCCTGATAAATTGATCGACGACCTGATTGCTTCAGGCTTTGAACGCCCGAAGCAGGTAAAAGCAGCTAATTTAGAAGACGTTTTTATTCACTTAACAGGAAAAGATATAAGAGAAGAATAG
- the fbp gene encoding class 1 fructose-bisphosphatase, with amino-acid sequence MAIDRRILTLDEFTIQQFRGFPQATGELSSLLRDIGLAAKRINVEVNKAGLVDILGDYGTTNVQGEEVKKLDIFANNQMMGVLRHGISCAGIGSEEMEDVVIFDDETSNKSKYVCLFDPLDGSANIDVNVSIGTIFSIYKRVSELGKPATKEDFLQPGNKQVAAGYVVYGSSTILVYATKVGVNGFTLDPSIGEFSLSHPDIKCPPTGKFYSVNHGFFFQYPKQVQDYIHACQGKVLDTPESYTQRYIGSMVADVHRNLIKGGIFMYPGTAKKPNGKLRLLYECNPFAFIAEKAGAIATNGKQRVLDIQPTSLHERTPFYVGSKLMMEELETYLKQA; translated from the coding sequence ATGGCTATTGACCGCAGGATTTTAACCTTAGACGAATTTACCATTCAACAATTCAGAGGATTTCCACAAGCAACCGGCGAATTATCAAGCTTATTGCGAGATATTGGTTTGGCCGCAAAACGAATTAATGTAGAAGTTAATAAAGCCGGGCTGGTTGACATACTAGGTGATTATGGAACCACCAATGTACAAGGAGAGGAAGTGAAAAAACTGGACATATTTGCTAATAACCAAATGATGGGAGTTTTACGTCATGGTATTAGTTGTGCAGGTATTGGCAGTGAGGAAATGGAAGATGTAGTAATATTTGATGATGAAACAAGTAATAAAAGTAAATACGTTTGCCTGTTCGATCCGTTAGATGGCAGTGCAAATATTGATGTGAATGTTTCTATCGGAACAATATTCAGCATTTATAAAAGAGTTTCTGAATTAGGTAAGCCTGCAACAAAAGAAGATTTTTTACAACCGGGAAATAAACAAGTAGCAGCAGGATATGTGGTATATGGTTCATCAACTATTTTAGTATATGCCACTAAAGTGGGCGTGAATGGTTTTACGTTAGATCCATCTATTGGAGAATTTTCATTGAGTCATCCTGATATAAAATGTCCTCCAACAGGAAAATTCTATTCTGTTAATCATGGATTCTTTTTTCAATATCCTAAGCAGGTGCAGGATTATATTCATGCCTGCCAGGGTAAAGTATTGGATACACCTGAATCTTATACGCAGCGCTATATTGGAAGTATGGTAGCCGATGTACATCGTAATCTTATTAAAGGAGGAATTTTTATGTACCCGGGTACTGCTAAAAAACCAAATGGTAAATTGCGTTTATTATATGAATGTAATCCGTTTGCATTTATAGCAGAAAAAGCAGGTGCCATTGCTACCAATGGAAAGCAACGTGTGCTGGATATTCAGCCAACTTCTTTACACGAGCGCACACCGTTCTATGTAGGAAGTAAATTAATGATGGAGGAATTGGAAACTTATTTAAAGCAGGCGTAG
- a CDS encoding aspartate kinase, producing MKVFKFGGASISTIERIQNVAAIMQSFPKQKILIIISAMGKTTNALEKVAEAFYAGKKEEALQLFHQVKENHLNTLKYLISVNWQQAENQLKDFFTEVEWLLHDKPVREYDYYYDQIVCCGELLSTAIVSNYLNETGIKNTWLDVRDIFRTDDNFRDAAIDWNFTQQKVTEDILPLFETNDIIITQGFIGATDENESTTLGREGSDYSAAVFANLLDAEDQTIWKDVEGVMNADPKQFADAKFIEQLSYAEVIEMAFYGAQVIHPKTIKPLQNKSIPLHVRCFLKPILPGTIISNKPVHNLPPIIVVKENQALIQFTSKDFSFVEGKPIDFLHGLFDEIKIQPNLTQNTAITIFCCLDDRTDKIEKLAIAAGELFDVQIQKGLTLLTVRHYNKEIVEELTANKIELLSQKTKDTMQILVASPAQ from the coding sequence ATGAAAGTTTTCAAGTTTGGGGGAGCAAGCATAAGTACCATAGAAAGAATACAAAACGTAGCAGCTATCATGCAATCGTTCCCAAAACAAAAAATATTGATCATTATTTCTGCAATGGGCAAAACTACCAATGCGTTGGAAAAAGTTGCAGAAGCTTTTTATGCCGGTAAAAAAGAAGAAGCATTACAGTTATTTCACCAGGTAAAAGAAAATCATTTAAACACGCTCAAGTATTTGATCTCTGTAAACTGGCAGCAGGCAGAAAACCAATTGAAAGATTTTTTTACAGAAGTTGAATGGCTATTACATGATAAGCCTGTTCGTGAATATGATTATTACTACGACCAGATCGTTTGCTGCGGCGAATTATTAAGCACAGCTATTGTCAGTAATTATTTGAATGAAACAGGCATTAAAAATACCTGGCTGGACGTAAGAGATATTTTTAGAACAGATGATAATTTCAGAGATGCTGCTATTGACTGGAATTTTACACAGCAAAAAGTTACAGAAGATATATTACCACTTTTTGAAACGAATGATATTATAATTACACAAGGCTTTATTGGCGCTACAGATGAAAATGAAAGCACTACTTTAGGCAGAGAAGGGAGTGATTATAGCGCTGCTGTTTTTGCAAACCTATTGGATGCAGAAGATCAAACCATCTGGAAAGATGTAGAAGGTGTAATGAATGCCGATCCCAAACAATTTGCTGATGCAAAATTTATTGAACAATTAAGTTATGCAGAAGTAATTGAAATGGCTTTTTACGGTGCGCAGGTTATTCATCCAAAAACCATAAAACCATTACAGAATAAAAGTATTCCCTTACATGTACGATGTTTTCTAAAACCGATATTACCGGGAACCATTATCAGCAACAAGCCGGTTCATAATCTACCGCCGATCATTGTTGTGAAAGAAAACCAGGCACTGATACAATTTACATCCAAAGATTTTTCTTTTGTAGAAGGAAAGCCGATCGATTTTTTACATGGATTGTTTGACGAAATAAAGATACAGCCCAACCTTACACAAAATACTGCTATTACTATTTTTTGCTGTTTAGATGATCGTACTGATAAAATAGAAAAATTAGCAATAGCTGCAGGTGAATTGTTTGATGTGCAAATTCAAAAAGGGTTAACGTTATTAACGGTTCGCCATTATAATAAAGAAATAGTAGAAGAATTAACAGCGAATAAAATTGAATTGCTTAGTCAAAAGACGAAAGATACTATGCAGATATTGGTTGCTAGTCCAGCTCAATAA
- a CDS encoding glutamine synthetase beta-grasp domain-containing protein: MSLSKLEYIWLDGYKPTQSLRSKTKIVKDFSGKLEDLEQWSFDGSSTEQAPGGSSDCLLKPVYVVKDPQRKNGYLVMCEVLSADGSAHESNGRATIEDDDNDFWFGFEQEYFLWNPETNKPLGFPAGGYPGPQGPYYCSVGASNAYGREIVEEHLDACLEAGINVEGINAEVATGQWEFQIFSKGAKQAGDQIWVARYLLERIGEKYGVAINWHCKPLGALDWNGSGMHANFSNGLLRTAGSKATFDAVCEAFRPVVKEHIAVYGADNELRLTGKHETASIHDFSYGVSDRGASIRIPVLVPAKGWSGYLEDRRPNSAADPYKVAARIIKTVKSAKV; the protein is encoded by the coding sequence ATGTCATTATCTAAACTTGAGTACATCTGGCTGGATGGTTATAAACCAACTCAAAGCCTTCGTAGCAAAACAAAAATCGTAAAAGATTTCAGCGGTAAGCTGGAAGATTTGGAACAATGGAGCTTTGATGGTTCTTCTACTGAACAAGCGCCAGGTGGTTCTTCTGATTGTTTATTAAAGCCTGTATATGTTGTAAAAGATCCACAACGTAAAAACGGTTACTTGGTTATGTGCGAAGTATTGAGCGCTGATGGAAGTGCACACGAATCAAACGGTCGTGCTACAATTGAAGATGATGACAATGATTTTTGGTTTGGTTTCGAACAGGAATATTTCTTGTGGAATCCAGAAACAAACAAACCATTAGGTTTCCCTGCGGGTGGTTACCCTGGTCCTCAAGGTCCTTACTACTGTTCAGTAGGTGCTAGCAACGCTTACGGTCGTGAAATAGTAGAAGAGCATTTAGATGCTTGTTTGGAAGCTGGTATCAATGTGGAAGGTATCAATGCTGAAGTTGCTACCGGTCAATGGGAATTCCAGATTTTCTCTAAAGGTGCTAAACAAGCAGGAGATCAAATTTGGGTGGCTCGTTACTTATTAGAAAGAATTGGTGAAAAATACGGAGTTGCCATTAACTGGCATTGTAAACCATTAGGTGCATTGGATTGGAACGGAAGCGGTATGCACGCTAACTTCTCTAACGGATTATTGCGTACTGCAGGCAGCAAAGCTACATTTGATGCGGTTTGCGAAGCTTTCCGTCCGGTAGTTAAAGAACATATTGCAGTTTATGGCGCTGACAACGAATTGCGTTTAACAGGTAAGCATGAAACAGCTTCTATCCACGATTTCTCTTACGGAGTTTCTGATCGTGGTGCTTCTATTCGTATCCCTGTTTTGGTTCCTGCAAAAGGATGGAGCGGTTATTTAGAAGATCGCCGTCCAAACTCTGCAGCAGATCCTTACAAAGTAGCTGCACGTATCATCAAAACCGTTAAATCGGCTAAAGTTTAG